In the Leptolyngbya sp. SIO1E4 genome, one interval contains:
- a CDS encoding mechanosensitive ion channel family protein, with the protein MRVCAGRNLEIVANQSRMMEKQRWIQRYGRYAVIGLAIALLCMGFNISDSWAQESPGDPPLEEAAETGEPAPPEAAAETGENFSDNPITAPLEQLAPPEVRAFWETPAETQIAPILLDGRVLFHVTAAAGDSTLTAIRRAADIEKRLVYLAQTILDSGNIDGLNVDDTEDDSTNQPIIYINDEALMTVTYLDASLHGATMDVRADQLVSDLEYALTRYYLERQPEFLWQRVRWVAAIILLTLLGSFALTHFYRGFATRRQHLIPQAHPQASSGAKHVSNQGMVPDIRKTLLNQQRANSLRALEQTLQFTQVALWVGSGFVILGLFPYTRWLQPLIVSNVRLPLRLLLLSLVAYGLIRLANIWIDRILVAVQTNATPTIERSQRLALRLSTFSHVIKSIVAAVIGVIAFLIILSQLGVQVAPLLTGAGLVGVAISLASQNLIKDIINGLLILLEDQYGVGDVIIVREVSGFVETMNLRITQLRDTGGQLITIPNSQIDIVQNLSKEWSRVDLMIPVGLEANIDQALQLVEEIATEMSQDGIWGPLILEPPLLLGVDNLDHAGATIRIWIKTQPLKQWDVAREYRRRLKIAFEAAQIPLGVPQQVLHVMGTPPDPVLTGTTSSATNGTPTEVLETPSASAQS; encoded by the coding sequence ATGAGAGTGTGCGCGGGTAGAAACCTCGAAATCGTGGCCAACCAGAGTCGAATGATGGAAAAGCAACGGTGGATTCAGCGGTATGGTCGCTACGCTGTGATAGGACTAGCGATCGCTCTGCTCTGCATGGGCTTCAATATCTCCGATAGTTGGGCGCAAGAGTCCCCAGGAGACCCCCCGCTGGAGGAGGCTGCTGAGACAGGGGAGCCAGCCCCGCCAGAAGCGGCTGCGGAGACGGGGGAGAACTTTTCAGATAACCCTATCACTGCCCCCCTGGAACAGCTGGCACCACCGGAGGTGCGAGCGTTTTGGGAGACACCGGCAGAGACTCAAATTGCTCCGATTCTGCTTGATGGTCGTGTGCTTTTCCATGTCACTGCCGCTGCGGGGGATAGCACCTTGACCGCGATTCGTCGGGCCGCAGACATTGAAAAGCGCTTGGTGTACCTCGCGCAAACAATCCTGGATTCAGGCAATATTGATGGCCTCAACGTAGATGATACTGAGGATGATTCAACCAACCAGCCCATTATCTATATCAATGATGAAGCGCTGATGACGGTTACGTACCTAGACGCTAGTTTGCATGGGGCAACCATGGATGTACGAGCTGATCAGCTGGTTAGCGACCTAGAATACGCTTTAACCCGTTACTACCTTGAAAGGCAACCGGAGTTTCTCTGGCAACGGGTTCGTTGGGTGGCAGCTATCATTTTATTGACGCTGCTCGGGAGTTTTGCGCTGACGCACTTCTACCGAGGATTTGCGACCCGTCGTCAGCACCTTATCCCTCAGGCTCACCCCCAAGCTTCCTCTGGTGCTAAGCACGTATCCAATCAGGGAATGGTTCCTGACATCCGCAAAACCCTGCTCAATCAGCAGCGGGCCAACAGCCTGAGGGCCTTAGAGCAGACGCTGCAGTTTACCCAAGTGGCTTTGTGGGTGGGCAGTGGGTTTGTTATTTTAGGGCTCTTTCCCTATACCCGCTGGCTGCAGCCTTTGATTGTGAGTAACGTGCGACTCCCGCTGCGGTTGCTGTTGCTGTCGCTGGTGGCCTATGGGCTAATTCGGCTGGCCAATATTTGGATAGACCGAATATTGGTGGCGGTGCAAACCAATGCGACTCCGACGATTGAGCGATCGCAGCGCCTCGCCCTGCGCTTATCTACGTTCTCTCATGTGATTAAAAGCATTGTGGCAGCGGTCATCGGGGTCATTGCTTTTCTCATTATTCTGAGCCAGTTAGGGGTGCAGGTGGCACCGCTATTAACTGGGGCTGGGTTAGTTGGGGTGGCGATTTCTTTAGCGTCTCAGAACTTGATTAAAGACATTATCAATGGCTTATTAATCTTGCTGGAGGATCAATATGGCGTCGGGGATGTCATTATCGTGCGCGAGGTTTCTGGGTTTGTAGAAACCATGAACCTCAGGATTACCCAGCTGCGGGATACCGGAGGGCAGCTGATTACCATTCCTAATAGTCAGATTGATATTGTGCAGAACCTCTCTAAGGAGTGGTCACGGGTGGATCTGATGATTCCGGTGGGGCTGGAAGCCAATATTGATCAGGCTTTGCAATTAGTTGAAGAAATTGCGACTGAAATGAGTCAAGACGGTATCTGGGGGCCGTTGATTCTAGAGCCTCCGTTGCTCTTAGGGGTCGATAATCTTGACCATGCGGGGGCTACCATTCGTATTTGGATCAAGACTCAGCCGCTCAAACAGTGGGATGTGGCTCGGGAATATCGGCGCCGTTTAAAGATTGCTTTTGAGGCGGCCCAAATTCCCTTGGGTGTTCCTCAGCAAGTCCTGCATGTGATGGGAACACCGCCTGATCCGGTTCTGACTGGCACGACATCGTCTGCTACCAATGGCACCCCTACAGAGGTGTTAGAAACCCCGTCGGCAAGCGCTCAATCCTAA